In Blautia sp. SC05B48, a single genomic region encodes these proteins:
- a CDS encoding DapH/DapD/GlmU-related protein: MAKVKIGDNCQMAPNVSIYTAGHPIYPDTRNSAFEYGKEVTIGDNVWLGGNTVVCPGVHIGDNVVIGAGSVVTKDIPDWSIAAGNPCRVIRKITDEDRRKLFHNEEIDDEAWDMICAQAEK, from the coding sequence GTGGCAAAGGTAAAAATCGGTGATAACTGTCAGATGGCACCCAATGTATCTATTTATACGGCAGGACATCCAATTTATCCAGATACGCGCAATTCTGCTTTTGAATACGGAAAAGAGGTTACCATCGGGGATAATGTATGGTTGGGAGGAAATACAGTAGTGTGTCCTGGAGTACATATTGGAGACAATGTGGTAATTGGTGCAGGAAGTGTTGTAACAAAAGACATTCCGGACTGGTCCATTGCAGCCGGAAATCCATGTCGTGTGATTAGAAAAATAACAGATGAGGACAGGAGAAAATTGTTTCACAATGAAGAAATTGATGATGAAGCATGGGATATGATATGTGCACAGGCGGAAAAATAA
- a CDS encoding nuclear transport factor 2 family protein translates to MDDFKKLTEQLLEIYINAESVNDLEIENYFDENISLIGTGKHEFYRNLHEFLESFEFDVKRRGKIRIEVQNLHQEEKRLDDDHVLAHGTVDFVGLFKDDSICFKMETRFTIIYRWTNGKWLVQHLHQSTPDLEQMDGEEFPVTLGKQVKKTRQALYALGTAYYHISRLNLKTGKIELVKRSRKMCMDIKDNTADWDPQFEVIESIIAEPFVQKYIDFFDIRTMAARLHNKESMSSEFKKKNGSWFLSMVVPQSYDKNGNVTSVLIANRDVTDEKMRELRQEEELREAKLKAINEQI, encoded by the coding sequence ATGGATGATTTCAAAAAACTCACAGAGCAGCTTTTGGAAATATATATTAACGCTGAATCAGTAAATGATTTAGAAATTGAAAATTACTTTGATGAAAATATTAGTCTGATTGGAACTGGAAAACACGAGTTTTACAGGAATCTGCATGAGTTTTTAGAATCATTTGAATTTGATGTAAAACGAAGAGGCAAAATCAGAATTGAAGTACAAAATTTACATCAAGAAGAAAAACGGCTTGATGATGATCATGTTCTTGCACACGGAACAGTAGATTTTGTTGGTCTGTTTAAAGATGATTCAATTTGTTTTAAAATGGAGACAAGATTTACGATTATCTATAGGTGGACGAATGGGAAATGGTTAGTTCAGCATCTGCATCAGTCAACACCAGATTTGGAACAGATGGACGGTGAAGAGTTCCCTGTCACATTGGGAAAACAGGTGAAGAAAACTCGGCAGGCGCTTTATGCATTAGGCACCGCCTATTATCATATCTCGAGGCTGAATTTAAAAACAGGGAAGATCGAACTTGTCAAAAGATCTCGAAAAATGTGTATGGATATTAAAGATAATACTGCAGATTGGGATCCACAGTTCGAGGTTATCGAAAGTATTATAGCAGAACCGTTTGTACAGAAGTATATAGATTTTTTTGATATACGAACCATGGCGGCACGGCTTCATAATAAAGAATCTATGTCTTCCGAATTCAAAAAGAAGAATGGATCATGGTTTCTTTCCATGGTTGTTCCTCAGAGTTATGATAAAAATGGAAATGTTACATCCGTGCTGATTGCGAATCGAGATGTGACAGATGAAAAAATGCGTGAATTAAGACAAGAGGAAGAATTGCGGGAAGCTAAATTAAAAGCTATAAATGAGCAAATTTGA
- a CDS encoding IS701 family transposase, with product MSILISIFISGYHGKTTDFAKNSSCHRTTIAHFLNSGKWDDSLLSDTLKCSVIEIIYSEAARTGKPVLCIVDDTIASKTKPSSQALHPIEDAYFHQSHLKGKPDYGHQAVAVMLSCNGIVLNYAFVMYNKSISKIDIVQSIAKELPVPPVMSYFLCDCWYVSEKIINTFAQRGFHTIGALKTNRLLYPSGMKKKLRELAAELSVTHREFDLVTVKKRNYYVYRYEGNLNGIENAVVLLSYPEKAFGNPKALRAFISTNAALSTQEILSWYVCRWPIEVFFRQCKDKLALDSYQIRSAQGIKRYWLLMSLAHFMCAVGTGRFCSFETGYHEICDTIQLEKYRYLFQCAKESNDFDSFMKFAV from the coding sequence ATGAGTATCCTAATCAGTATTTTCATTTCAGGATATCATGGAAAAACCACGGACTTTGCTAAAAACAGTTCCTGCCACAGAACTACGATTGCCCATTTCCTCAATTCCGGAAAATGGGATGATTCCTTACTTTCAGATACGTTAAAATGCTCTGTCATTGAGATTATTTATTCAGAAGCAGCACGCACCGGAAAACCTGTTCTCTGTATTGTGGACGATACGATTGCTTCAAAGACAAAGCCTTCGTCACAGGCTTTACATCCGATTGAAGATGCGTATTTTCACCAATCCCATTTAAAGGGAAAACCGGATTACGGGCATCAGGCAGTTGCTGTTATGCTTTCCTGCAATGGCATTGTTCTGAACTATGCTTTTGTAATGTACAATAAGTCAATTTCCAAGATTGACATTGTACAAAGCATTGCAAAGGAGCTGCCTGTTCCACCGGTAATGTCCTATTTTCTTTGCGACTGCTGGTATGTTTCTGAAAAGATAATCAATACCTTTGCACAGAGAGGGTTCCATACCATCGGTGCTTTGAAAACAAACCGTTTGCTGTATCCATCGGGAATGAAAAAGAAACTTCGTGAACTGGCCGCCGAATTGTCTGTTACACATCGTGAATTTGACCTTGTGACAGTCAAAAAACGAAACTATTATGTGTACCGGTACGAGGGAAACCTCAACGGCATAGAAAATGCGGTAGTTCTTTTGAGTTATCCGGAAAAAGCATTTGGTAATCCCAAAGCATTGCGTGCTTTCATCAGTACAAACGCAGCCCTGTCTACACAGGAGATTCTTTCCTGGTATGTGTGTCGATGGCCGATTGAAGTATTTTTCCGCCAGTGTAAGGATAAACTGGCACTGGACAGCTATCAGATACGCTCTGCACAGGGAATCAAAAGGTACTGGCTACTTATGTCACTGGCACATTTCATGTGTGCAGTGGGTACTGGTAGGTTCTGTTCGTTTGAAACTGGATATCACGAAATCTGTGATACCATTCAGCTGGAAAAGTATCGTTATCTTTTTCAATGCGCAAAGGAAAGCAATGATTTTGATTCATTTATGAAATTCGCAGTGTAG
- a CDS encoding helix-turn-helix domain-containing protein, whose amino-acid sequence MNKEQTDITTGKQIRHLRTQSGMTQEELAGELNVTRQALSNWERDVNEPDINTLKKICFLFGVHMDDLAKEVIIKMETNMEKTKRPFNKYDTINEQVRDFA is encoded by the coding sequence TTGAACAAGGAACAGACAGATATTACAACAGGAAAGCAAATACGTCATCTGCGGACACAATCGGGAATGACACAAGAGGAATTAGCCGGGGAATTAAATGTTACCCGGCAGGCGCTATCGAATTGGGAGAGGGATGTCAATGAACCCGATATAAATACGTTGAAAAAAATCTGCTTTCTTTTTGGAGTCCACATGGATGATCTTGCGAAGGAGGTAATCATAAAAATGGAAACAAATATGGAAAAAACAAAACGACCGTTTAATAAGTATGATACTATAAATGAGCAAGTTCGTGATTTTGCATAA
- the tet gene encoding TetM/TetW/TetO/TetS family tetracycline resistance ribosomal protection protein, translating to MKIINIGILAHVDAGKTTLTESLLYTSGAIIEPGSVDKGTTRTDSMALERQRGITIQAAVTSFHWKEYKVNLVDTPGHMDFLTEVYRSLSVLDGAILVVSAKDGVQAQTRVLFHALRKMKIPTIIFINKIDQEGFVPAQTYQNIREKLTEDMMVMQEVHLFSELTLSDVADFEKWDAVIAGNDDLLEKYLSGAPLTLRELQEEIKRRVQQGTFFPVYHGSAKENIGTKELLDVITDIFSSKTDNCQSELCGYVFKIEYTEQKKRRCYVRLYSGTLCLRETIFLQKKEKIKITEMSIPFKGEIVQTDTADSGEIVILSDNTLKLNDILGDEKLLPRKAWTDNPLPLLRTTIEPAKAEQREVLLDALTEIADTDPLLRFVIDPVTHEIILSFLGKVQLEVVCSLLNEKYCIEAEVKEPTVIYMERPRKEAHYTIHIEVPPNPFWASIGLAVTPLPAGSGTEYESKVSLGYLNQSFQNAVMEGIQYGLEQGVYGWEVTDCRICFEYGIYYSPVSTPSDFRFLAPIVLELALKKAGTQVLEPYLSFTLFAPQEYLSRAYHDAVKYDAVIETTSIKNNEAILTGEIPARRIGEYKSDLNFYTNGRSVCLTELKGYQETSGEPAVQPRRPNSRLDKVRHMFQKIM from the coding sequence ATGAAAATAATCAATATTGGCATTCTTGCACACGTTGATGCAGGAAAAACAACACTGACAGAAAGCCTGCTGTATACAAGCGGGGCAATCATAGAACCGGGCAGTGTAGATAAAGGCACAACAAGAACGGATTCTATGGCTTTGGAACGTCAAAGGGGAATTACCATTCAGGCTGCCGTTACGTCTTTTCACTGGAAAGAGTACAAAGTGAATCTTGTAGATACACCGGGACACATGGATTTTTTGACAGAAGTGTACCGTTCTTTATCAGTTCTGGACGGAGCGATTTTAGTAGTGTCTGCAAAAGATGGCGTACAGGCACAGACCAGAGTGCTGTTCCATGCGCTGAGGAAGATGAAGATACCAACCATTATTTTTATCAATAAAATCGATCAGGAAGGCTTTGTTCCTGCACAGACTTATCAAAATATCAGAGAAAAATTGACAGAAGATATGATGGTTATGCAGGAAGTTCATTTATTTTCAGAACTAACACTTTCCGACGTTGCGGATTTTGAAAAGTGGGATGCTGTGATTGCCGGGAATGATGATCTTTTAGAAAAATATCTTTCAGGAGCGCCTTTGACATTGCGGGAACTTCAGGAAGAAATAAAGCGAAGGGTACAGCAGGGAACTTTTTTTCCGGTATATCATGGAAGCGCAAAAGAGAATATCGGGACAAAAGAATTGCTTGATGTAATCACAGATATTTTTTCATCGAAAACGGATAACTGTCAATCGGAACTGTGCGGGTACGTTTTTAAAATTGAATATACCGAGCAGAAAAAACGACGGTGCTATGTAAGGCTGTATAGTGGTACGCTTTGCTTACGGGAAACGATTTTTTTGCAAAAAAAGGAAAAGATTAAGATTACAGAGATGTCAATTCCATTTAAGGGAGAAATTGTCCAGACAGATACTGCTGATTCCGGGGAGATTGTTATTTTGTCTGACAACACATTAAAGTTAAATGATATTCTGGGAGACGAAAAACTGTTGCCACGCAAGGCATGGACGGATAATCCCCTGCCGCTTCTTAGGACAACGATAGAGCCAGCCAAAGCAGAGCAAAGGGAAGTGTTGCTGGATGCCCTTACAGAGATTGCGGATACTGATCCGCTTCTGCGCTTTGTGATTGATCCTGTCACTCATGAAATCATTCTTTCCTTTTTGGGGAAAGTACAGTTAGAAGTTGTTTGTTCTTTATTGAATGAAAAATATTGCATCGAGGCAGAGGTAAAAGAGCCTACGGTCATTTATATGGAAAGACCACGAAAAGAGGCGCATTATACAATTCATATTGAAGTGCCGCCAAATCCCTTTTGGGCGTCGATTGGTCTGGCAGTCACTCCCCTTCCTGCTGGGAGCGGAACAGAATATGAAAGCAAGGTGTCACTTGGTTATTTAAACCAAAGTTTTCAAAACGCAGTTATGGAAGGGATTCAGTATGGATTGGAGCAGGGAGTGTATGGATGGGAGGTGACAGATTGCAGGATCTGTTTTGAATACGGAATTTATTACAGCCCAGTCAGTACTCCGTCAGATTTCCGCTTTCTTGCGCCCATTGTGCTGGAACTGGCATTAAAAAAAGCAGGAACACAGGTTTTAGAACCCTATCTTTCTTTTACCCTGTTTGCACCGCAGGAATATCTTTCACGGGCTTATCATGATGCTGTGAAATACGATGCGGTAATTGAAACAACTTCAATAAAAAATAATGAAGCGATCTTAACTGGAGAAATACCGGCAAGACGGATTGGGGAATACAAAAGCGATCTGAATTTCTACACAAATGGAAGAAGTGTTTGCCTGACGGAATTGAAAGGGTATCAGGAAACTTCAGGGGAACCTGCAGTACAGCCCCGCCGCCCCAATAGCCGGCTGGATAAGGTTCGTCATATGTTTCAGAAGATCATGTAA
- a CDS encoding GNAT family N-acetyltransferase → MRYNKTIMLSNGVECCLRNGTESDGQLVLDNFNLTHSETDYLLTYPDENSFNAEQESQFLKEKAESEREIELIAIVDGVITGTAGIEAIGTKYKVRHRAEFGISVAKKYWGLGIGKALLASCIECAKAAGYSQLELNVVAENERAVSMYEQAGFVEFGRNPKGFCSRIAGFQEVISMRLEL, encoded by the coding sequence ATGAGATATAATAAAACAATAATGTTAAGTAATGGTGTGGAATGTTGTTTGAGGAATGGAACAGAAAGTGATGGTCAGCTTGTATTGGATAATTTCAATCTGACACATAGCGAAACCGATTATTTGCTTACATATCCAGATGAAAACAGTTTTAATGCCGAACAGGAAAGCCAGTTCCTGAAAGAAAAGGCTGAGAGTGAAAGGGAGATTGAACTGATTGCCATAGTTGACGGTGTCATTACAGGAACAGCAGGAATCGAGGCAATCGGTACAAAGTATAAGGTACGGCATCGGGCAGAATTTGGCATCAGCGTTGCGAAAAAATATTGGGGGCTTGGAATTGGTAAGGCTTTGCTGGCTTCATGTATCGAATGTGCTAAAGCAGCGGGCTATAGCCAGCTTGAACTTAATGTGGTTGCTGAAAACGAAAGAGCCGTTTCTATGTATGAACAGGCTGGATTTGTCGAGTTTGGAAGAAATCCCAAAGGATTTTGCTCCCGCATAGCCGGATTTCAGGAGGTCATTTCTATGAGATTAGAATTGTGA
- a CDS encoding GNAT family N-acetyltransferase, with amino-acid sequence MALSLYNTWNRGVFLLCKITNLLIYSIKNKIRVYQLEVIQDNEKALTLYKKQGFQVDRVLNCYQLTGGIKEPGIYKAWKLEHPEKIQEAQWTIVKDFWTYPPSWQNAKDAVCAIARSFSYTIVKFDGNLIGYGIVDKIKGDIVQLAVHPQYRRMGVATEILLDLSKQTKSLEMKVINVDERDQALNIFLKKMKFRVFVKQYEMRKYFSV; translated from the coding sequence TTGGCACTTTCATTATACAACACATGGAATCGAGGTGTCTTTCTTTTATGCAAAATCACGAACTTGCTCATTTATAGTATAAAAAATAAAATCAGAGTGTATCAGCTGGAAGTGATTCAGGATAATGAGAAGGCGCTTACTTTATATAAAAAGCAGGGATTTCAAGTTGACAGAGTATTGAATTGTTACCAACTGACAGGTGGGATAAAAGAACCAGGCATATATAAAGCGTGGAAACTGGAACATCCAGAAAAAATACAAGAAGCTCAATGGACAATAGTCAAGGATTTTTGGACGTATCCACCTTCATGGCAAAACGCAAAAGATGCTGTATGCGCAATCGCCAGATCCTTTTCTTATACGATTGTTAAATTTGACGGAAACCTGATCGGCTATGGTATTGTGGACAAAATAAAAGGAGATATTGTGCAGTTAGCGGTACATCCTCAATATCGCAGAATGGGAGTTGCCACAGAGATTTTGTTGGATTTATCGAAACAAACAAAGAGTTTAGAGATGAAAGTAATAAACGTGGATGAGCGAGATCAGGCATTAAACATATTTTTGAAGAAAATGAAGTTTCGTGTATTTGTTAAACAATATGAAATGAGAAAATATTTTTCTGTTTAG
- a CDS encoding ATP-binding response regulator — protein MNAIIGYADLATRHLQETEKLGRYLEEIQICGKELLSMLGNVLDLARIENNKVEMEYTVSNVRECFENCVTMFRQQAESKNQTLSLTEQIMYPYVYMDAPHLSEICLNIISNAIKYTNTGGTISCSVLQESCKEDWCNMIITITDNGIGMSEEFQKHIFDAFERERNSTASHIEGSGIGMGITKKLIELMNGTIEVKSKQGEGSSFTVTVPCRKALKEDTLEKKNTNLHNKNCLNGVRILLVEDNEINIEIARELLTEEGCLVETANDGVACIDMIEKADADYYKLILMDIQMPVMNGYDATLAIRKMKDTKKSRIPIIAMTANAFAEDVQKVLSVGMNDHVAKPVDINILVSTMMKYL, from the coding sequence ATGAATGCAATCATTGGTTATGCAGATCTGGCGACCAGACATTTGCAAGAAACAGAAAAACTTGGCAGATATCTTGAAGAAATTCAAATATGCGGAAAAGAACTTCTGTCGATGCTTGGTAATGTTTTGGATCTTGCAAGAATTGAGAATAATAAAGTTGAAATGGAATACACTGTTTCGAATGTCCGTGAGTGCTTTGAAAATTGTGTCACTATGTTCCGACAACAGGCAGAAAGTAAAAATCAAACTCTCTCTCTGACAGAACAAATTATGTATCCGTATGTATATATGGATGCACCGCACCTGTCAGAAATCTGCCTTAATATTATAAGTAATGCAATAAAGTATACAAATACAGGGGGTACAATATCCTGTAGTGTCCTGCAGGAATCTTGTAAAGAAGACTGGTGCAATATGATCATTACCATTACCGATAATGGAATTGGTATGTCTGAAGAATTTCAAAAGCATATTTTTGATGCTTTTGAAAGAGAACGCAATTCTACAGCCAGTCATATTGAGGGTAGCGGTATTGGAATGGGGATTACGAAAAAACTTATTGAGCTCATGAATGGCACTATAGAAGTGAAAAGTAAGCAGGGCGAGGGTTCTTCATTTACAGTGACTGTTCCTTGCAGAAAAGCGTTAAAAGAAGATACGCTAGAGAAGAAAAATACTAATCTGCACAATAAAAATTGTTTGAACGGTGTTCGAATCTTATTAGTCGAAGATAATGAGATTAATATAGAAATCGCAAGAGAACTATTGACGGAAGAAGGGTGTCTTGTTGAGACTGCAAATGATGGTGTTGCATGCATTGACATGATTGAAAAAGCTGATGCTGATTATTACAAGCTGATCCTTATGGATATTCAGATGCCAGTTATGAATGGGTATGATGCTACATTGGCTATCCGAAAAATGAAGGATACTAAAAAATCCAGGATTCCAATTATTGCGATGACTGCCAATGCCTTTGCAGAAGATGTACAAAAAGTTCTTTCTGTTGGAATGAATGATCATGTTGCAAAGCCTGTAGATATAAATATTCTTGTCTCAACAATGATGAAATATCTATAA
- a CDS encoding sugar O-acetyltransferase, translating into MINKTEWNRMMEGKLYNPYKVGDNSFENVHAAQKKFNESEYWNDKSAFEELKKCFKVAPVDMVLTPPVYFDHGDRISFGKHFYANTDLTILDENYVTFGDNVFLAPHVSIYTAGHPIDKDVRNLELEYAKAVTIGDNVWIGGNVVINPGVTIGNDVVIASGSVVVKDIPSHVVAGGNPCHVIRQITDKDKNNWRTQLKEYEDDIESFGE; encoded by the coding sequence ATGATAAATAAAACGGAATGGAACAGAATGATGGAGGGCAAATTATATAATCCCTATAAAGTTGGTGATAATTCGTTTGAAAACGTTCATGCAGCTCAAAAAAAGTTTAATGAATCAGAATACTGGAACGATAAAAGTGCTTTTGAAGAATTGAAAAAATGCTTTAAAGTAGCGCCTGTGGATATGGTACTAACGCCTCCGGTCTATTTTGATCATGGCGATAGAATATCATTTGGAAAACATTTTTATGCTAATACAGATTTGACTATATTAGATGAAAATTATGTTACGTTTGGGGATAATGTATTTTTGGCTCCCCACGTAAGTATATATACAGCAGGTCACCCAATTGATAAGGATGTACGCAACTTGGAACTGGAATATGCCAAGGCTGTAACAATAGGCGATAATGTCTGGATCGGTGGAAATGTTGTAATCAATCCCGGTGTCACAATTGGAAATGATGTAGTCATTGCTTCTGGTTCAGTTGTGGTAAAAGATATCCCAAGCCATGTTGTTGCAGGAGGTAATCCGTGCCATGTAATTAGACAAATAACAGATAAAGATAAAAATAATTGGCGCACTCAACTAAAAGAATATGAAGATGATATTGAATCGTTCGGAGAGTAA
- a CDS encoding MBL fold metallo-hydrolase: protein MKITYINHSGFLVETRDCYYIFDYFKGELPYLDKKKEVIIFCSHFHEDHFNPQIFGILDDMGMTYQAVLANDIRKRNHLSDMKITYVYHDQTYNLDNDTKVDTLLSNDSGVAFIVKTKEGTIYHAGDLNDWYWDGEPKADNQRLTSAYRAEIRKIKGMHFDAAFIPLDPRQGDHYADGILYFLKNIDCNVIFPMHYWNDANVIKRFITEYPQYKSRIKNTECTKGEEL from the coding sequence ATGAAAATTACTTACATTAACCACAGTGGATTTTTGGTTGAAACCAGAGATTGCTACTATATTTTTGATTATTTCAAGGGTGAATTACCGTATCTTGACAAGAAAAAAGAGGTAATCATCTTTTGCAGTCACTTCCATGAGGATCATTTTAACCCACAGATCTTTGGGATTCTTGATGATATGGGGATGACGTATCAGGCAGTTCTGGCGAATGATATACGAAAAAGGAATCATTTGTCGGATATGAAGATTACATATGTTTATCATGATCAAACTTATAATCTGGATAATGATACCAAAGTCGATACATTGCTATCTAACGATAGTGGTGTAGCATTTATTGTCAAAACAAAAGAAGGCACCATTTATCATGCCGGTGACTTAAACGACTGGTATTGGGATGGCGAGCCGAAAGCTGACAACCAGAGACTTACTTCAGCATATCGTGCAGAGATCAGGAAAATCAAAGGTATGCATTTTGATGCTGCATTTATCCCCTTAGATCCGAGACAGGGAGATCACTATGCCGATGGGATCTTGTATTTCCTTAAAAATATAGATTGTAATGTCATTTTTCCAATGCATTACTGGAATGATGCTAATGTAATTAAGCGGTTTATTACTGAATATCCGCAATATAAGTCACGCATTAAAAATACAGAATGTACAAAAGGAGAAGAATTATGA
- a CDS encoding VOC family protein, translated as MKFKMIHENYNVSDLDRSIKFYNEALDLHEVRRTTTDDFIIVYLSNNVSDFELELTWLKDHPQPYNLGECEFHLAFQAEDYEAAHKKHEEMGCICFENEAMGIYFIVDPDGYWLEILP; from the coding sequence ATGAAATTTAAGATGATTCATGAAAACTACAATGTATCAGATCTGGACCGATCTATTAAATTTTACAACGAGGCCCTTGATCTGCACGAAGTGAGAAGAACGACTACCGATGATTTTATCATTGTGTATCTGAGCAACAATGTAAGTGATTTTGAGTTGGAGCTTACCTGGCTTAAAGATCATCCACAGCCATATAATCTGGGTGAATGCGAATTTCACCTGGCATTTCAGGCAGAGGATTACGAAGCAGCGCACAAAAAGCACGAAGAGATGGGATGCATTTGTTTCGAAAATGAAGCAATGGGAATCTATTTCATTGTAGATCCAGATGGCTACTGGCTTGAGATCCTGCCGTAA
- a CDS encoding HI0074 family nucleotidyltransferase substrate-binding subunit: MENKFINRYNTFCKSLSNLAKSKTADPKTDFVLEGTVLNFSLTFDISWKVMKDILIKKMGILDFAVGSPRETLQQAFTNGIIDDDTWLQMLKSRNHLSHDYDGTFAAEKFQDIINIYYPLFEKFKNDVAKYYKQ; this comes from the coding sequence ATGGAAAACAAATTTATTAACCGCTATAACACTTTCTGTAAAAGTCTCTCCAATCTTGCAAAAAGCAAAACAGCCGACCCCAAGACCGATTTTGTTCTCGAAGGAACTGTTCTCAATTTCAGTCTTACTTTCGACATCTCCTGGAAAGTTATGAAAGATATTCTGATCAAAAAAATGGGAATTCTTGATTTTGCAGTTGGCTCTCCACGCGAAACTCTGCAACAGGCATTTACCAATGGTATTATTGATGATGACACCTGGCTGCAAATGCTGAAATCCAGAAATCATTTGTCTCATGATTACGATGGTACTTTCGCCGCAGAGAAATTTCAGGACATTATAAATATTTATTATCCTCTTTTTGAAAAATTCAAAAACGATGTTGCGAAATATTATAAGCAGTAA
- a CDS encoding nucleotidyltransferase family protein: MNVMPISEIIEKVTMICKKNNVKRLDLFGSFATGTATPTSDIDFVVYGCDNLMQLEDDLQQIETLRKIDIFDFDSIKNEYLLEDIKKYGKQIY; encoded by the coding sequence ATGAACGTAATGCCCATTTCCGAAATCATCGAAAAAGTAACCATGATTTGCAAAAAAAATAACGTAAAGCGCCTTGATTTATTCGGTTCCTTCGCCACAGGCACTGCGACCCCCACCAGTGATATTGATTTTGTAGTATACGGCTGTGATAATCTAATGCAGTTAGAAGATGATCTTCAGCAGATTGAAACGTTAAGGAAAATTGATATTTTTGACTTTGACAGTATAAAAAATGAGTATTTATTGGAGGATATAAAAAAATATGGAAAACAAATTTATTAA
- a CDS encoding helix-turn-helix domain-containing protein: MGKQSTRENKTIYQLCREAAGLTRAEASERMDAVSDSKIEKFEYETQEPTPYDILQMADAYKRPDLCNYYCSHKCEIGYRYVPEIEMTDLSNIILETIASLNEINPLTGRLIQIARDGKISDDEMKDFAYISKKLDEISLAIDSLNLWVDKTAGEQGLNLELLNAEKEKLK, translated from the coding sequence ATGGGTAAACAATCCACCAGGGAAAACAAAACAATTTACCAGCTTTGCCGAGAAGCGGCAGGACTTACAAGAGCAGAAGCCAGTGAAAGAATGGATGCTGTCTCTGATTCAAAAATTGAAAAATTTGAATATGAAACACAAGAACCTACGCCTTATGATATCCTCCAGATGGCAGATGCCTATAAAAGACCAGATCTTTGCAATTATTATTGCTCTCACAAATGCGAAATCGGCTATCGTTATGTTCCAGAAATAGAAATGACCGATCTGTCAAATATCATTTTGGAGACAATTGCCAGTTTAAATGAAATCAATCCTCTTACCGGTCGTCTGATCCAGATTGCCCGTGACGGTAAGATCAGCGATGATGAAATGAAAGATTTTGCTTATATCAGTAAAAAACTTGATGAAATTTCTTTAGCCATAGACTCTTTGAATCTTTGGGTAGATAAAACAGCTGGAGAACAAGGGCTCAATCTTGAACTCTTAAATGCCGAAAAAGAAAAATTAAAATAA